A part of Citrifermentans bremense genomic DNA contains:
- a CDS encoding alpha/beta fold hydrolase: protein MTFDIKAHYPFTGRTLDLDGLSYHYLDEGAGDPVVMVHGNPSWSFYYRNLVLALRDNFRCIVPDHIGCGYSDKPGDDRYDYTLPRRIDDLERLIDHLHPEGKITLVLHDWGGMIGMGYASRHPERIGRIVLLNTAAFHLPKEKPFPLGLKICRETALGTLLVRGFNAFSVGASIVGCKKHPMPCELQQAYRSPYNSWANRIATLRFVQDIPLAPGDRNYDLVSEIAAGLERFADLPIAIFWGELDFVFDRTFLAEWQRRFPKARVKSYPDAGHYILEDMKHEVVPMIAEFLRETTPGEIR, encoded by the coding sequence ATGACTTTCGACATAAAAGCGCACTACCCCTTCACCGGACGCACCCTTGACCTGGACGGCCTCTCCTACCACTACCTCGACGAGGGCGCGGGAGACCCGGTGGTCATGGTGCACGGAAACCCTTCCTGGTCCTTCTATTACCGGAACTTGGTGCTGGCGCTGCGCGACAATTTCCGCTGCATCGTCCCGGACCACATCGGCTGCGGCTATTCGGACAAGCCCGGCGACGACCGCTACGACTACACTCTGCCGCGCCGCATCGACGACCTGGAGCGCCTGATCGACCACCTGCACCCGGAGGGGAAGATCACCCTGGTGCTGCACGACTGGGGCGGGATGATCGGTATGGGGTACGCCAGCCGGCACCCGGAGCGGATCGGGCGCATCGTGCTTTTGAATACCGCGGCCTTCCATCTCCCGAAGGAGAAGCCCTTCCCGCTCGGGCTGAAGATCTGCCGGGAAACGGCACTGGGGACGCTCCTTGTGCGCGGCTTCAATGCCTTCAGCGTGGGTGCCTCCATCGTCGGCTGCAAGAAGCACCCGATGCCCTGCGAGCTGCAGCAGGCCTACCGCTCCCCCTACAATTCCTGGGCGAACAGGATCGCCACGCTGCGCTTCGTCCAGGACATCCCTCTTGCCCCCGGCGACCGCAACTACGACCTGGTCAGCGAGATAGCCGCGGGGCTGGAGCGCTTTGCCGATCTCCCCATCGCCATCTTCTGGGGGGAGCTCGACTTCGTGTTCGACCGCACCTTCCTCGCTGAGTGGCAGCGCCGCTTCCCCAAGGCAAGAGTGAAAAGCTACCCCGACGCCGGGCATTACATCCTGGAAGACATGAAGCACGAGGTGGTGCCTATGATCGCCGAATTCCTGCGAGAGACCACACCCGGGGAGATCCGCTGA